In one Bactrocera tryoni isolate S06 chromosome 5, CSIRO_BtryS06_freeze2, whole genome shotgun sequence genomic region, the following are encoded:
- the LOC120777383 gene encoding uncharacterized protein LOC120777383: MAGDKTQEKAPAIHKISLSIRDGIEIRAIQVCHRDKVLEFLRSHYYLEEPLTIGSDPKEQDPEDEKFNMSQISHGTSLMALNEERIVGVLISGPKSSNEADHLFEDAERFGPTKWGTALKILACAERDSNVYVRYNVLKALHIHILAVDAKLRGRAIGASLIEEIKKLGRQLLYPLLTLDCTSYYSAKLCERLHMDLVNVIKYEDYLDKEGKPIFKPPPPHQFLKTFATRL; encoded by the coding sequence ATGGCAGGGGATAAAACACAAGAGAAAGCACCAGCGATACACAAAATTTCATTATCAATTCGGGATGGTATTGAAATTCGTGCAATACAAGTATGTCATCGTGACAAAGTACTAGAATTCCTACGATCACATTACTATCTGGAAGAGCCTTTGACAATCGGAAGTGATCCAAAAGAACAAGATCCGGAGGatgaaaaatttaacatgtCACAGATATCTCACGGGACTAGTTTAATGGCATTGAATGAGGAACGGATTGTTGGAGTTTTAATTTCCGGGCCAAAGAGTAGTAACGAAGCCGATCATTTATTCGAAGATGCCGAACGATTCGGACCCACTAAATGGGGTACTGCTTTAAAAATCTTAGCATGCGCTGAAAGAGACTCCAATGTCTATGTACGATACAACGTTTTGAAAGCATTGCATATTCATATATTAGCTGTAGACGCAAAACTACGCGGACGTGCGATCGGCGCAAGTCTGATAGAAGAGATAAAAAAGCTTGGTCGCCAATTGCTTTATCCACTGTTGACTTTGGACTGCACCAGTTATTATTCAGCAAAACTCTGCGAGCGTCTACACATGGATCTTGTGAATGTTATAAAATATGAAGATTATCTGGATAAAGAAGGCAAACCTATTTTCAAACCTCCGCCTCCTCACCAATTCCTTAAAACATTTGCAACAAgattatga
- the LOC120776872 gene encoding alpha-1,3-mannosyl-glycoprotein 4-beta-N-acetylglucosaminyltransferase A — MINGDKHTDLVPLVLPTRSRRITTKMFKLRERNCILAVAVLVLTPCLIILFIMGPELSTEQSLSQQLAECRFRLQYLESMYRSRQEDVAILSQYLHLSNATKMTLASVAPFPPVNDMNTSTSAMPASGLPTLLKSLSPEARQLIKNATHSHTTQRFSSSAVIRLPTSYNFLPHLLDDAASLRPAYIRSKGRTDVSIVLGIPTVRREKQSYLVSTLQNLIENMNEEEQNETLIIVFIGESEEETVHAIAKQVELNFEAYVDCGLIDIIAPSPSYYPNFDTLRITLQDSLERVKWRSKQNLDFAYLMSYAQSKGTFYVQLEDDILAKSHFITAMKKFAITKSALTKPDQPSWFLLDFCQLGFIGKMFKSAELPYLITYFQMFYNDKPVDWLLHYFIESKVCRSDKDQKHCNSERAKYWLHYRPSLFQHIGTSSSLKGKVQKLKDKQFGSKVPAFHPHMHNPPARVRSNIVAYKNYLLKRAYRGETYFWGLLPQPGDLVRFIFEKPTLLRRYLFRSGNSEHPSDRFYNTTIEVLPANTLSENSSVWSAYNSTTDEFLIVGAFDAFGVAEGAIDVRIGAIKEIRLHVHGDSENWALLSEIDLETNNGARSGSDKSSTNS, encoded by the exons ATGATTAACGGTGACAAACACACAGATCTTGTTCCACTAGTCCTACCAACGCGCAGCCGTAGAATCACAACGAAAATGTTCAAATTGCGTGAACGAAACTGTATACTAGCGGTTGCCGTGCTGGTGCTAACTCCCTGTCTTATCATCTTATTTATCATGGGTCCAGAACTATCCACCGAGCAGTCATTGTCACAACAATTGGCCGAATGTCGTTTCCGTCTACAGTACCTAGAATCGATGTATCGATCGCGGCAGGAAGATGTGGCTATACTTTCACAGTATTTACATCTTAGTAATGCTACAAAAATGACTTTGGCGTCTGTAGCGCCATTTCCGCCAGTAAATGATATGAACACGAGCACATCGGCAATGCCTGCATCGGGTTTGCCAACTCTACTGAAATCGTTAAGCCCGGAAGCGaggcaattaattaaaaacgcaacacactcacacacaacgCAGCGCTTCAGTTCATCTGCTGTAATACGACTGCCGACGTCCTACAACTTTCTTCCACATTTACTCGATGATGCGGCATCACTGCGTCCGGCTTATATACGTTCGAAGGGTCGAACAGATGTTAGCATTGTGTTAGGCATACCGACGGTAAGACGTGAAAAGCAGTCATATTTGGTGAGCACATTGCAGAACCTCATTGAAAACATGAATGAAGAGGAGCAAAATGAGACGTTGATTATTGTGTTCATTGGCGAATCAGAGGAGGAAACTGTACATGCAATCGCCAAACAAGTCGAGTTGAACTTCGAGGCGTATGTTGATTGTGGCCTCATTGATATTATAGCACCATCGCCGTCGTATTATCCTAATTTCGACACGTTGCGTATAACACTGCAGGACTCTTTGGAGCGTGTGAAATGGCGTAGTAAGCAAAATTTGGACTTTGCGTATTTGATGTCTTATGCACAATCCAAAG GCACATTTTATGTCCAATTGGAAGACGATATATTGGCCAAATCACATTTTATTACCGCTATGAAGAAGTTTGCTATAACCAAGAGTGCGCTAACAAAACCCGACCAGCCTTCGTGGTTTTTGCTCGACTTTTGTCAGTTGGGTTTCATTGGTAAAATGTTTAAATCGGCCGAATTGCCATATCTAATTACATATTTCCAAATGTTCTATAATGATAAACCAGTCGATTGGTTGCTACACTATTTTATCGAGTCGAAAGTATGTCGCTCTGACAAAGATCAAAAGCACTGCAATTCGGAACGAGCCAAATATTGGCTGCACTATCGACCATCGCTATTCCAACACATTGGTACTAGTTCCTCTCTCAAGGGCAAGGTACAAAAACTGAAGGATAAACAATTTGGTTCCAAAGTACCAGCATTCCATCCTCACATGCATAATCCACCAGCAAGAGTTCGATCGAATATTGTCGCCTACAAGAACTATTTGCTAAAGCGTGCATATCGCGGTGAAACATACTTTTGGGGCTTACTTCCTCAACCTGGTGATCTGGTGCGCTTCATATTTGAAAAGCCAACACTACTACGACGTTATCTCTTTCGTAGCGGTAATAGTGAACATCCATCGGATCGATTCTACAACACTACCATTGAAGTGTTACCTGCCAATACTTTAAGCGAAAATTCGTCCGTATGGAGTGCGTACAATTCTACAACGGATGAGTTTCTCATAGTGGGTGCATTCGATGCTTTCGGTGTCGCAGAGGGCGCAATCGATGTAAGAATTGGCGCCATCAAAGAGATACGTTTGCATGTACATGGTGACAGCGAGAATTGGGCACTTTTGAGTGAAATCGATTTGGAAACGAATAATGGTGCGCGCAGCGGGTCCGATAAATCTTCTACGAACAGCTGA
- the LOC120776603 gene encoding tyrosine-protein phosphatase non-receptor type 23 — translation MEAVPRLHMLWFVLKTSPSGTSFANLKKYIAEFYQEDPEAYSKEVFALETLRNQALHPGKDKCTILKRYYCQLHSLQNRFPQLAERSMFTFTWKDLYQSNVNEFTELRYEMAAVLFNIAASHTQMGASVTRGDVDGMKLACTHFQCAAWAFGELRERYSNVNGGGDFMANELLVFMQQVSFAQAQECILEKSLIDNRKPNIVAKVTAQIVVYYGAALAALLTGGDDGPVAQVVDSSVFKLWKKYVRFKISYLNCILYLYQGQHAEEQQKMGERVTLYHAAADKLEEARKESKGLPDQKEINESLIFTADVVEGKRKNAKNENEFIYHEAVPELSSITAIQGANLVNGTSFSVTDPEVAGEDIFARLVPMKAHVASSLYSEEKAKLLRKFGSSIEEKDAELASFMSSLNLDNLNINEEKANKIPQGIIDRCAELNANKTAIPDLISAMSQLAEICTDVESNLKEISTILAEEENQENEFQKLIGVQRTPNPHITELTREFQKYTEAHARAGESNDTLRNAMELHVNNLKILSRPLNEIQQSVPKLSAELNTTELFKDVKLILNKTNEMKAQRSQFHADLRISVNEDDITAKVIAHGSDEGLQLLFDRELAKHERLTQLLDQNMLAQANILQALTEAYAKAAPILKTLTDVKHKREAFFSSLAASYDVYEDLLAKSAKGLEFYKKLSGNVQKLLTRLKAARDVQSEERQQRLKNQHTTTNPPANTGKAVTTITPSATTTSITPKLRDYLKSKNTTASSIAAAGMSDGISSNTAHQNSQYIPPVRPNPLGSENPTQAVCSSGNPYTAHVINPTGAVPAVAPNEPPPPYSLQQQQYYDPNIAGYTNPMYQQQQQNIAPPAYKLQASPNSQFANVNANVPNLTGSYNNTPEIGQAQQQQLLYLQQQQHQMMQQAVGGPSTYGQQPSSLNPMSAYGANASTLMPTQQTLAAGSNIPPALGPTSNTYSYNTNTDATKPFAAQSSANGTFATSQTITSAAAPQQANNYTNQMTNVQQPYSQVAGANLSIPTSHPLYVATTQSDAAQAVPSKALLSLQAPYVVNNWQQSPYLGAADSSAAASQCQPNNTFQQQHQQFSQQQQLQLQQQLQCQSQQQMQPPQQQQSFYPHANDTVNVANSESIPIPASAQPGVQITSATQNAATNMQPYSTATKHPGYSYNPQTGQYEYGSGYQQANNKYYGKYTSSSTPQSVTVGTTDSENATKINVATGFDSPVISHTKQTVAPAIASTAEAPNTDKSSNLSYYSAPYGYQSQGIASPYVLQLQQQQQQHQQQSLAAAQQQQQQQKPQQTNYQQQHSTYIQSGAASIAATQTTKSASEYSFGATQAAVTPNIETAPPTKDVKSGTAAAQSNVETKPMAKTVKKSINIDLLTDIDFSSAGLAVPPPILPQPVLKPEIIASPPSSQVAVEVKAKEEVGPQKHSATTLAAPITPTNQAEVSTIPTAPHSPPPASAKTGASPINSPATRKPSFDNLSICSDLSSLDTNFDWDSVSVRNEQPSDKHSNFSTNSTTFQLKPFDPFNDDKILKYFHKEVERYEKIIESINVKMLNGNTQLSAKWKELHDLLAKETNKRTTTIAKLFPEKNRSLDCIPYDHARVKLDKDTDDYINAAYIKNLGTGCPNLIIAQTPQQNTINDFWSMIWSQKARTVCCLHTPNEMLDPYWPQECEVDNHYDDFTVKCVKVTTLSHCVEYNLKLSMHGADAIISLSVLQIKAWTKSLPSQTIGIARNALQAHQQRCLEFNTPTSPLIMNCLTGSERSELIAIAICAILALQTARPVLINVVDIWYRICMQRQNALRDMETLEQSMQIVLNHAHDVLNKRGIMTSYQMKIAPQIASKEKEEIKDPLNELDPLWKMK, via the exons atggaGGCTGTGCCGCGTCTTCATATGTTATGGTTTGTTCTAAAAACCAGCCCATCTGGCACTTCCTTCGCCAATCTAAAAAAG tacaTAGCAGAATTTTACCAAGAAGACCCTGAGGCGTACTCCAAAGAAGTTTTCGCTTTAGAAACCCTTCGAAACCAAGCTTTACATCCCGGTAAAGATAAATGTACAATCCTAAAGCGGTACTATTGTCAACTACATTCGTTACAAAACCGATTCCCCCAATTGGCTGAGCGTAGCATGTTCACCTTCACTTGGAAAGATCTATACCAAAGCAATGTAAACGAATTTACAGAATTGCGCTACGAGATGGCCGCTGTTCTTTTCAACATCGCAGCTTCTCACACACAAATGGGTGCATCAGTGACGCGCGGAGACGTGGACGGGATGAAATTGGCTTGTACACATTTTCAATGCGCGGCTTGGGCTTTTGGCGAGTTACGTGAACGTTATAGCAATGTAAACGGCGGTGGTGATTTCATGGCAAATGAATTGCTGGTTTTCATGCAACAAGTTTCATTTGCTCAAGCGCAGGAATGTATTTTAGAAAAATCTTTGATAGACAATCGAAAACCCAATATTGTGGCTAAGGTTACAGCACAAATAGTTGTTTACTATGGCGCTGCATTAGCCGCCCTACTAACAGGTGGTGATGACGGACCAGTAGCACAAGTGGTTGATAGCTCTGTATTTAAACTTTGGAAGAAATATGTGCGCTTTAAAATATCCTACCTTAACtgcatattatatttgtatCAAGGACAACATGCAGAAGAGCAACAGAAAATGGGTGAAAGAGTAACACTTTATCAT gcTGCTGCGGATAAGTTAGAAGAAGCTCGTAAAGAGTCTAAAGGTTTACCAGATCAAAAGGAAATTAACGAATCTCTTATATTCACAGCAGATGTTGTGGAAGGAAAACGAAAAAACGCTAAAAACGAAAATGAGTTCATCTATCACGAAGCTGTTCCGGAATTGTCTTCTATAACCGCAATACAAGGAGCAAATTTAGTAAACGGTACAAGTTTCAGCGTCACCGACCCAGAGGTAGCTGGAGAAGATATCTTTGCACGCCTCGTACCGATGAAAGCACATGTTGCTAGTTCGTTATATAGTgaagaaaaagcaaaattattgcGTAAATTTGGTTCTAGCATTGAAGAGAAAGATGCGGAGCTGGCAAGTTTCATGAGTTCCCTGAACTTGGATAATCTTAATATTAATGAGGAAAAGGCCAACAAAATTCCACAAGGAATTATTGATCGATGTGCAGagttaaatgcaaataaaacagCAATACCGGATCTAATTTCCGCCATGTCCCAATTAGCTGAGATATGTACTGATGTAGAATCAAATCTTAAAGAGATTTCCACAATTCTCGCCGAAGAAGAGAATCAAGAAAATGAATTCCAAAAGCTTATTGGCGTGCAACGAACACCTAATCCACACATAACCGAACTGACGcgtgaatttcaaaaatataccgAAGCGCATGCGCGTGCCGGTGAGTCTAATGACACTCTAAGGAATGCAATGGAGTTACAtgtgaataatttaaaaatactatcGCGCCCTTTAAACGAGATACAGCAATCTGTACCGAAATTAAGTGCGGAACTTAACACAACAGAGCTTTtcaaagatgttaaattaattttaaacaaaacaaatgaaatgaagGCGCAACGATCACAATTTCATGCTGATTTACGTATCTCAGTGAATGAGGATGATATCACCGCTAAAGTAATTGCACATGGCAGCGATGAGGGTCTCCAACTACTCTTTGACCGTGAATTAGCCAAACATGAACGTCTAACACAGCTTTTGGATCAAAACATGCTCGCCCAAGCGAATATTTTACAAGCGTTGACAGAAGCCTATGCCAAAGCTGCGCCAATACTGAAAACTCTTACTGATGTTAAGCATAAACGTGAAGCATTCTTTTCATCTCTAGCAGCCTCATACGATGTATACGAAGATTTGTTAGCCAAATCTGCAAAGGGTttggaattttataaaaagttatcaG GAAATGTTCAGAAATTGTTGACCCGGTTGAAAGCAGCACGTGATGTGCAATCAGAGGAACGTCAGCAACGACTGAAAAACCAGCACACAACAACCAATCCTCCCGCAAATACTGGGAAGGCCGTCACAACAATAACTCCGTCTGCTACAACAACATCGATAACACCCAAATTGCGTGATTATCTGAAATCTAAAAACACCACAGCAAGTAGCATAGCTGCAGCCGGCATGTCCGATGGTATATCAAGTAACACAGCGCATCAAAACTCTCAATACATACCGCCAGTTCGCCCAAATCCTCTGGGTTCAGAAAATCCTACGCAAGCTGTTTGTTCCTCCGGTAATCCGTACACTGCGCATGTAATAAACCCTACCGGAGCTGTACCTGCGGTAGCACCTAACGAACCGCCACCCCCATAtagtttgcaacaacaacaatattatgaTCCTAACATAGCGGGTTATACAAATCCAATGtaccagcaacaacagcaaaatattGCTCCGCCAGCTTACAAATTGCAAGCATCTCCAAACTCTCAATTTGCTAACGTAAATGCAAATGTACCAAATTTAACTGGTAGCTATAATAATACCCCCGAAATAGGACAAGCTCAGCAACAACAGCTTCTGTacctccaacaacaacaacatcagatGATGCAGCAAGCTGTCGGTGGACCTTCTACTTATGGACAGCAGCCGTCATCTCTAAATCCTATGAGCGCTTATGGAGCAAATGCAAGTACTTTAATGCCAACGCAGCAAACTTTAGCGGCAGGTTCAAACATTCCACCGGCTCTTGGGCCTACCAGCAACACATACTCTTATAATACTAACACTGATGCCACAAAACCCTTTGCCGCACAATCTTCGGCCAACGGAACTTTTGCCACCTCGCAAACTATAACCAGTGCAGCGGCACCTCAGCAAGCAAATAACTACACCAATCAAATGACTAAT GTTCAGCAACCGTATTCCCAAGTGGCAGGAGCAAACTTAAGCATACCCACGTCACATCCCTTATATGTAGCAACTACACAATCGGATGCTGCCCAAGCGGTCCCTAGCAAAGCACTGCTGTCGCTACAAGCGCCGTATGTGGTGAATAATTGGCAGCAATCACCTTATTTGGGAGCAGCAGACAGCAGTGCGGCGGCATCTCAATGCCAGCCGAACAATACTTTCCAGCAGCAGCACCAGCAGTTTTCACAACAGCAGCAGCttcagttacaacaacaattacagtgtcaatcacaacaacaaatgcaacctCCGCAGCAACAGCAATCTTTTTATCCACATGCTAATGACACAGTTAATGTTGCCAATAGTGAAAGTATTCCAATTCCTGCATCAGCTCAACCGGGAGTTCAGATCACCTCTGCTACACAAAACGCTGCAACTAACATGCAGCCTTATTCTACGGCCACTAAACATCCTGGATATAGCTACAATCCACAGACGGGACAATATGAATACGGCAGTGGTTATCAACAGGCAAATAATAAGTACTATGGGAAATATACATCATCAAGCACACCACAATCAGTTACCGTTGGTACGACTGATTCAGAGAATGCGACCAAGATAAACGTGGCAACTGGTTTTGAT TCACCCGTTATATCCCATACTAAACAAACTGTGGCACCGGCTATTGCATCGACGGCCGAGGCGCCGAACACAGATAAATCGTCTAATTTAAGTTACTACTCCGCCCCGTATGGTTATCAGAGCCAAGGCATTGCCTCGCCTTACGTCTTAcaactgcaacagcaacaacaacaacatcaacaacagtCACTAGCTGcggcacaacaacagcagcaacagcaaaagccGCAACAAACCaattaccaacaacaacattccACTTATATTCAAAGCGGTGCTGCTTCCATAGCAgccacacaaacaacaaaaagcgcCTCCGAGTACTCCTTCGGTGCAACACAAGCGGCCGTGACGCCAAATATAGAGACCGCCCCACCTACAAAAGATGTAAAGTCTGGAACAGCTGCAGCACAGTCCAACGTTGAGACAAAACCCATGGCGAAAACCGTTAAAAAGTCAATCAATATTGATTTGCTGACTGATATAGATTTTTCTAGCGCTGGGCTAGCCGTACCACCGCCCATATTGCCGCAGCCCGTATTGAAGCCAGAAATAATAGCGAGTCCGCCAAGTAGCCAAGTGGCCGTTGAAGTGAAGGCAAAAGAAGAG GTAGGCCCTCAGAAACACTCTGCAACAACATTAGCGGCGCCAATAACTCCAACCAACCAGGCAGAGGTGTCAACAATTCCAACCGCTCCGCATTCACCACCGCCAGCAAGTGCAAAAACCGGAGCTTCGCCTATTAATTCGCCGGCTACACGAAAACCCAGTTTTGACAACCTTTCCATTTGCTCTGACTTAAGTTCGCTCGATACGAATTTTGATTGGGACTCGGTTTCTGTGCGTAACGAACAGCCATCAGATAAACATTccaatttttccacaaattccACAACCTTCCAGTTAAAACCTTTTGATCCATTTAACGatgacaaaattttgaaatacttcCACAAAGAGGTTGAGCGTTACGAGAAGATAATCGAGAGTATCAATGTGAAAATGCTTAACGGAAACACCCAATTGTCAGCGAAATGGAAGGAGCTACACGATTTACTTGCTAAAGAGACCAATAAACGTACAACAACCATTGCTAAATTATTTCCGGAAAAGAATCGCTCCCTAGACTGTATTCCATACGATCATGCTCGCGTAAAATTGGATAAAGACACGGACGATTATATAAATGCCGCATACATCAAG AATCTTGGGACTGGCTGCCCGAACCTGATAATAGCACAAACACCGCAACAAAACACCATCAATGATTTTTGGTCTATGATTTGGTCACAAAAAGCGCGTACAGTCTGTTGTTTGCATACGCCAAATGAG ATGTTGGATCCTTACTGGCCACAGGAATGTGAAGTTGATAATCATTACGATGATTTTACTGTGAAATGTGTTAAAGTGACTACTTTGTCGCATTGCGTGGAATATAACCTAAAATTGTCGATGCACGGGGCTGATGCGATAATCAGTTTGTCTGTGCTGCAAATTAAAGCTTGGACCAAAAG CTTACCTTCGCAAACTATAGGCATTGCACGTAACGCTTTACAGGCGCATCAACAACGCTGCCTGGAATTTAACACACCAACCTCACCATTAATAATGAATTGCTTAACTGGTTCTGAACGATCCGAACTTATTGCCATAGCAATTTGCGCTATCTTAGCTTTACAAACGGCTCGACCAGTACTCATAA ATGTCGTTGATATTTGGTACCGTATATGCATGCAACGGCAGAATGCATTGCGTGACATGGAGACTTTGGAGCAATCAATGCAAATTGTTCTCAATCATGCGCATGATGTACTCAATAAAC GCGGCATCATGACCTCTTATCAAATGAAGATTGCACCCCAGATTGCTTCAAAGGAGAAGGAAGAAATTAAAGATCCACTGAACGAGCTTGATCCGTTATGGAAAATGAAGTAG